GTGTATCAGATAATGATAATTGTGATTGACGAGATTGAGTCATAATAGACTACCTCCTAAATATTCAAATAGTTGGGTGTCCAGATCTTTCTTTGTTTGTTAGCACTACTTTTCAAGTTCAGACATAAATTCAATTATATCCTTAACTGGATGCGCTAGGCCTAATTCAATAATTCTATAAATCCCTTCTTTGAAGCTATCTCCATTTTCTTCTACATCCATGAATGAATGTACCTCAATCGAAGATTCAAGATTACTAAACATCATTCCAACTAGTTGACCTGTCTGCGTACTTACCAAAGGACTTCCACTAAAACCTTTAAGTGATGGAAATGATAACTCTGTAATTGATTTAGCTTCAGGGTGATCAGACTTATCACTAATTGAAACTATGTAACCTTTTAGTAGCCTAGCTTTTACTTCTACATTCTCGCCTACTTTACCAATATTATTAAACCCAAAAACTCTAACGTCTTGACCCAAAGATAATTCAACATTTTCTATAGGAAAAGTTGAATACTTATGTGTTGTAGGGAAAACTCCCATGGCAAAATCAAACTTAGGATGCTCTTTAATGTTTGATATAGGTAATATTTGATTACTAACTAAACATTTACCAACTAATACTTCATCATCTTGCACCATCTGAATTATGTGACGGCAAGTTACAACTTTACCTTTGTCACCAACATAGAAAGCAACTCCTGCATATCTATCGATTTGTAGGTTAACATGGCCTTTATTTATGCTTTTTTTAGCAATTAATAGCGGTATTTGAAAATCACCAAAATTCATACTTTCTCCAGTAGTGCTAACGAGGCTGTAGAATTTCTCATTTTCAGCCTGTTTATTTTAAATAAAAATGACAGTAGCTTACATTTACTTGAGATTAAATAGATTATTTTGTTTTTGTTAACTAATTGATTAAATTGAGTCATAAATGGGATTAGAGGGCTAAATATGCGGGATTTATTGAGTTAATGGCAATGCCATTGTAGCCTTGAATAGTGCCTTGGAAAGTGCTGGACACCCATCACCTTTACATCCTAAAGCTTTGATTTTATTGTAATTAACTAGTGGGTATCCAATGAATGCCAAAATTACGGACATCCATCGACTTAAACCATCAAACATAATCCTATTTCCATTATTAAAACGGTAACCTAAAAATTTTTGATAGTAGAAAATCATAAATTAAGAGAAGTTTTCGCAAATAATGACTTTTTCAGGTATGACTGATGTTAGCCGCTGCTAATAGTGTGTTTATTTTGTTTTAAATAAAAAATACGCGACTTAATGCAGCCGTAATTGGTTTTTACTGGCTATCCAACGTTTGCCTGTGTTACCTGCATAAGCAGCTAATGCTTCTAAAGAGCCCACCGCTCCGTGATAATCTTTTCCAAAACTACTCGCCAATGATAACCAAATATCATTTTCTAAGCCTAATGTTGATAATAACCTAGGCCGTTGGCTTGAAATAGCCCCCCGTTTATCTTCTCGAATAATACGGCCACTCCAATCGACAAGCTCGATGTAATCTAATAGTGAAAATGGAATACTCTGCGTATCATTTTGATTTTCATCACCAATAAAGCCAAACAGTGGTTTCTTATGATATAAATCTGACGGTTTGTCTTGTTGTTGGGCAACACCAGCTTTTTTGCAAGGTAATAGGCGCTCATAAGCTGATGTATATTCTGATGTTTCAACGCTAGTTGCCATTTTGGCGCGAATTGGATTTAGGTCGACATAGGCCATACAGGTTAATAACGCATCTTCGTCTAGTAATGCTTGAGACTTGAATCTTCCCTCCCAGAAACGACCTGAACATTCATCTTCTTTATTCGCTTTGCGCGCAATGAATTCATTTAAACAGCGCATAAACCATGAAATATCAGCTAATCGCCCTCTCCACCCATTAATAATAGTTAATGCGGCTTTATTTTCTGCTTCTGAGGTGGTTTGCTCGGATTGCCAACGCTCAACTAATACAGGTTTTGAATAGAGCTGACACCAACGCTCACAAACTTCTTCATGCGTTAGGCTTTCATTATGTTGCTCATCTATGTGCAATACCAGGTGATAATGGTTGGACATGATAGCGTAAGCGCAGATATCAATATTAAAAAGAGAAGCGAGGTAATGCATTCGCTCAACAACCCACTGACGGCGATGTTCAAAGGATTTTTCGGTGTATTTATCTTCACCACATAAGTAAGCTCTACGAACACAACGCGAAACACAGTGGTAATAAGGTGTATCAGATAATGATACTTGTGATTGGCGAGATTGAGTCATAATAAACTACCTCCTAAATGCAAAAATACGCATTTATAAAAGATAGTTTAACTATCGCAATTATTCAAATAGGTGGGTGTCCAGATCTTTCGTTTTGGTGTATTTATCTTCACCACATAAGTAAGCTCTACGAACACAACGCGAAATACAGTGGTAATAAGGTGTATCAGATAATGATACTTGTGATTGGCGAGATTGAGTCATAATAAACTACCTCCTAAATGCAAAAATACGTATTTATAAAAGATAGTTTAACTATCGCAATTATTCAAATAGGTGGGTGTCCAGATCTTTCGATAACGCATCTTCGTCTAGTAATGCTTGAGACTTGAATCTCCCCTCCCAGAAACGACCTGAACATTCATCTTCTTTATTCGCTTTGCGCGCAATGAATTCATTTAAACAGCGCATAAACCATGAAATATCAGCTAATCGCCCTCTCCACCCATTAATAATAGTTAATGCGGCTTTATTTTCTGCTTCTGAGGTGGTTTGCTCGGATTGCCAACGCTCAACTAATACAGGTTTTGAATAGAGCTGACACCAACGCTCACAAACTTCTTCATGCGTTAGGCTTTCATTATGTTGCTCATCTATGTGCAATACCAGGTGATAATGGTTGGACATGATAGCGTAAGCGCAGATATCAATATTAAAAAGAGAAGCGAGGTAATGCATTCGCTCAACAACCCACTGACGGCGATGTTCAAAGGATTTTTCGGTGTATTTATCTTCACCACATAAGTAAGCTCTACGAACACAACGCGAAACACAGTGGTAATAAGGTGTATCAGATAATGATACTTGTGATTGGCGAGATTGAGTCATAATAAACTACCTCCTAAATGCAAAAATACGCATTTATAAAAGATAGTTTAACTATCGCAATTATTCAAATAGGTGGGTGTCCAGATCTTTGTCCAACAGTTCGTTTTGTTGCGGTTAAATCGACAGAGCAACAAGACATTCAATCACTACAACGGATTGCTGAACGATTGGTAAAAACAAGAACGGGTGACGTGAATCAGTTAAGAGGTTTATTATCTGAGTACGGCGTAGTGGTTGGAACGGGTATCACGACTTTGATGAACGCAGTACCTGATATCGTTGAAGATGCGAATAATGAATTAACGTCGATAGCACGCAGTTTTATCCTACGTATTTATCGTAATATACAACGAATAAGTGTTCAAATTGAAGCAGTAAAAACAGAGTTGTTCGACCTAATTAAAGACAAAGATGAATATGCATTGTTACAAAGCATACCAGGTATCGGGCCAATTATTTCAGCCGCTTTAATGGCATCAGTCGGTGATGCGGGGGCCTTTAAAAATGGCAGGCAGCTAGCCGCTTGGATTGGCCTAACACCCACACAATATGCTAGTGGTGAAACAAATCGAATGGGTAAAATAAGTAAGCGGGGCAATAGTTCGCTTAGAAAGTATCTAATTCATGGTGCGCGCACGGTACTGAACTGGTGTGAGAAAAAAGACGATGTATTGAGTTGTTGGCTGAAAACGCTAAAAGAGCGAATGCATGGGTGTAAAGCAGTGGTTGCTTTAGCGAATAAGCTAGCCAGAATAATTTGGTCGGTATTAACGACTAAACAGCCCTTTGATGTGACTAAAGCTTGTGCATGATAAAGCACAATGAACAGATAGAATATGAAAAACGATTTAATTAATCCACCACCCTAAACGGTAATAAGCATTGATGATTTAAAACGGTTTGTCTTACTCGGAACCTCAGCTGGACTTCTGCCTTTTAAGGCATAATGGGTGCAAAGGCGAGTAAGACTTCTTCTGGAATTCAGGAGGGCGCGGCTTCCCATAAAGTAGCCATTAAGACGCCGGATATATGTCAAGAAACCGTTATCTCTATGATGTAAAGAGCAGTTTAGACAAAGGTGATTTATCGACTAAAACGATCCTGTACAAAAGACAAGTTTAATCAGGAAAACACCCCTTTATTAATAAGGGTGACGAGTCTTTTGTACGTAATCAATTATTAAACAGAAAATAAAAATCAATCTAATCTTGATTTACAAAGAGTGACCATATATGTCCAGATCTTTCGTGAGTAAACCAACCTCAAACGGGCTTGTCCAACACCCGAATAAGGTGTCGGCTGCGCGACACCTATTCTTGTTTGTTAGCTGTGTTGCACGCGTAAAGTAGAGAATTTATTACAAAGTGAATGATACATTGCTTTTTTATATGCCTCTTCACTACCCTTTGGAGGAAACCATGATAAACCAGCATCAATTGCAGCCAAAAAACAAAGCGAGTTAATAGCTGCGATCGTTTTATAAAAATTTATTGCAGTACCATAATCTGAATCATCAAATGAACCATGTGCAATTCCATTTCTATTAGTTTTATCTTCGTGAGGATATGTACTTGATTCCGAATAGAGGTTATTTACTAAAAAGAACTCAAATGAATCGATCATTGATTCCACCTCTTCATACGCACCAAGTTTTTTACTAACAACTTCATCTTTACAGCTTTTGCATATATTTTTAATAGTCTGTTTTACATGCTTATGATGCACACCCCGTTTAATAGCTAATTTTCTTGAAGCCCCTTCTATGACAGGAATTAAAGTCGCTACGGCTGAATAATGTAATCCCATAAAATGAGCTTCGATACCATTATCCAATATATTTATATAATCTTTAATAAACGGAGTTTTAGAATATTTTTCAATAAATAAGTTAGCCAAATTATTCTCGGAATATATTGGCGAGAGGATATTTTCCAATTCTAGCTGTGTTAAATCAGCCTCATTTTTTATGTTTGCACCAAGTATATTATCCATTTCTCCCATAGTTACATAAGGAGGAATGAACCAACCAATTTTTTTAAATTCAGTTACCCAAGAATCAAGACTACCCATTTAAATACCTTATACAGCTAACGCCGCAATAAGCGGACTAAAATGGTGGGTTATAATGTGTAGCGAAGCGAAACGTAACCCACTGTTTTAGTTCCGTTTAATTGCCTTGTTATAACACGTTAAGATGCAGTTATTTCTTTAACATTATACGAAAATTTATCTTCAGAATTACTGCTGAATATTTTGACAGATAAGTGTTCATCATTAACTACATGGAGTTGATTGGCGTAGAATTTAGCCCTTGGAAAGCTTCTATAGTTCGCAAACTTATCGTCCAATTTACTTATACCACTGCTATTAACTAAGTATAAATCGTTTATAGACTCAGCGATTACACCAAAAACTGACGAGCTAAAATATAATTCTTGATTATTATTTGGTATATCAATCGTTGTTAATATTTCACCTGCTCTGTTGAGCACATTATTACCTGAATCAATATAAAGTATCTTGTCACCTAGATAAATACTAGATAAAACATCTGCTTCACCAATTTTTTTAACCGTTTCAATTGAAGGCTTTTGTTGCTTCAATTCAACAATTTTCGCCCAGAATTCTTTTTCAGTTCCATTAAACTCACTCTGTTTTATAAGTGGTTCATAGTTGACAAATTTTATACCTGATTTTGTATTTGCTATGAGCCTATTTCCTAACCAATCAAGATTGTTACATGGCTCGGTAATTATACTTTTAACGTCTTTATCGTTTATATATTTTCGTTCAGGCGCTACTGATAATACGCCATCATTTCCAGCTGCAACTGCAATACGGTTATGTGACCCAGGCGCTAACTTAAAAGATGCGGCATCAATTATCTTATTAATTTTGCTCACTCCATCAATTGATCCATTTTCCCAATAAAAATCAAAGTAAGAAACACCATTTGATGAAGAAAAATAGAATCTATTATTATAAAT
Above is a genomic segment from Psychromonas sp. L1A2 containing:
- a CDS encoding S1 family peptidase — its product is MNFGDFQIPLLIAKKSINKGHVNLQIDRYAGVAFYVGDKGKVVTCRHIIQMVQDDEVLVGKCLVSNQILPISNIKEHPKFDFAMGVFPTTHKYSTFPIENVELSLGQDVRVFGFNNIGKVGENVEVKARLLKGYIVSISDKSDHPEAKSITELSFPSLKGFSGSPLVSTQTGQLVGMMFSNLESSIEVHSFMDVEENGDSFKEGIYRIIELGLAHPVKDIIEFMSELEK
- a CDS encoding transposase, which gives rise to MTQSRQSQVSLSDTPYYHCVSRCVRRAYLCGEDKYTEKSFEHRRQWVVERMHYLASLFNIDICAYAIMSNHYHLVLHIDEQHNESLTHEEVCERWCQLYSKPVLVERWQSEQTTSEAENKAALTIINGWRGRLADISWFMRCLNEFIARKANKEDECSGRFWEGRFKSQALLDEDALLTCMAYVDLNPIRAKMATSVETSEYTSAYERLLPCKKAGVAQQQDKPSDLYHKKPLFGFIGDENQNDTQSIPFSLLDYIELVDWSGRIIREDKRGAISSQRPRLLSTLGLENDIWLSLASSFGKDYHGAVGSLEALAAYAGNTGKRWIASKNQLRLH
- a CDS encoding transposase; translation: MTQSRQSQVSLSDTPYYHCVSRCVRRAYLCGEDKYTEKSFEHRRQWVVERMHYLASLFNIDICAYAIMSNHYHLVLHIDEQHNESLTHEEVCERWCQLYSKPVLVERWQSEQTTSEAENKAALTIINGWRGRLADISWFMRCLNEFIARKANKEDECSGRFWEGRFKSQALLDEDALSKDLDTHLFE
- a CDS encoding IS110 family transposase, with amino-acid sequence MQKYAFIKDSLTIAIIQIGGCPDLCPTVRFVAVKSTEQQDIQSLQRIAERLVKTRTGDVNQLRGLLSEYGVVVGTGITTLMNAVPDIVEDANNELTSIARSFILRIYRNIQRISVQIEAVKTELFDLIKDKDEYALLQSIPGIGPIISAALMASVGDAGAFKNGRQLAAWIGLTPTQYASGETNRMGKISKRGNSSLRKYLIHGARTVLNWCEKKDDVLSCWLKTLKERMHGCKAVVALANKLARIIWSVLTTKQPFDVTKACA